A genomic stretch from Paraburkholderia dioscoreae includes:
- a CDS encoding autotransporter domain-containing protein → MYESDWLLREADDGSFLAGHRDIAGVYFAHGNSNLDVDGLVTNAAATAYVLTRTGKLNLDAYSGGAYWTHYGPTGWYVDAAFQGTSYQGEATTQSARLPTTGNGFVTSVEAGYPVPLPLGPGFVLEPQIQVIDDVQRG, encoded by the coding sequence ATGTATGAGTCAGACTGGCTCTTGCGTGAGGCCGATGACGGCAGCTTTCTCGCCGGGCATCGCGACATTGCCGGGGTCTATTTCGCTCATGGCAACAGTAACCTTGACGTAGACGGTCTTGTCACCAATGCGGCGGCAACGGCCTACGTCCTGACTCGCACCGGCAAACTGAATCTCGATGCGTATTCCGGCGGCGCGTACTGGACACACTACGGCCCGACCGGCTGGTACGTCGACGCAGCGTTTCAGGGCACGTCCTATCAGGGCGAGGCGACCACGCAATCCGCCCGGTTGCCGACCACGGGCAATGGTTTCGTCACGTCGGTGGAAGCCGGTTACCCCGTACCGTTGCCGCTCGGACCGGGTTTTGTGCTGGAACCGCAGATCCAGGTCATCGACGATGTTCAGCGCGGATGA
- a CDS encoding beta-propeller fold lactonase family protein: MNMQGHPPLSRSFFGFLIVIFVSGVLAACSGSVDSNTAKPATTPAATYRVTGTAAYGRPVVSRTVQAVDSTGRLCAQATTSSNGSYTMDTSRCAAGAAAFSVEGYTIPSGVSLMAVAVPVQGTPVINGVVNIDPLTTLIAYASAGMVTSTPAPATAAQALALLSKVTSAQYQRARSDVLTASLLLLLQNTYGVQTSGFSAGATSFAADGQGIDAFFDAYPLTAPTSASVQIAPASGAGLSVRVSLPTTPTTGSTGSGGSTVTSNVSFTVGGQVSGLSGGPMTLLLNGANALVVPANGAFRFSTPIASAYTVSVGSQPAGQTCSVGQGTGVAATANITNVVVSCSANSYTVGANVSGLAGGAQVVLQNNGGDATTVSSNGNVTFAGRIAYNGSYNVSVATQPSGQTCTVSNGSASGVSANVTNVNVVCAIETYTISGSVTDLSGTLVLQNNGADSTTIASNGSFSFATPVAYGGNYNVTVGTQPTNQTCTVTNGSAGGVTANVSNVAVQCVVTSRPIYMYVPDYNNGQILGYTIDTVTGAQSTIPGSPFAAGAQDRWITVDASGTYAFVPSESANTLSVYGINHSTGALTQLPGSPYPVGATPNSVTVNPAGTLVFIPNANSNTVSVFSINRSTGALTPVPGSPFATDSVPTKVAINPAGTFAFVADQNGTAISVYSIDASTGALTPVAGSPFSNGGNQPMGITTDPSGTHVYATNAQGNVTGFSIDQSTGVLTAIAGSPFAMGYAYQDGASMNTAFNASGTLAFVATGQDGAVLSYSVDATSGALTQIAGDIDTVGGGGAVFVTLDPTGTLLFEANFIHITVGIKQINQTTGALTDIPGSPFGVGARPYDIAIVQP; the protein is encoded by the coding sequence ATGAACATGCAAGGTCATCCACCACTTTCCCGTAGTTTCTTCGGTTTCCTGATCGTCATCTTCGTCAGCGGTGTGCTTGCTGCATGCAGCGGCTCGGTCGATTCGAACACAGCGAAGCCTGCAACAACTCCAGCGGCAACCTATCGCGTCACAGGTACTGCGGCCTACGGCCGTCCGGTTGTCAGTCGGACCGTTCAGGCAGTAGATTCGACAGGTCGACTGTGCGCGCAAGCGACGACGTCGAGCAACGGTTCCTATACGATGGATACGAGCCGTTGCGCAGCAGGCGCAGCCGCCTTCTCGGTCGAGGGATACACCATACCCTCCGGTGTTTCGCTGATGGCCGTTGCCGTTCCTGTGCAGGGAACGCCCGTGATCAACGGCGTCGTCAATATCGATCCGCTGACGACCCTGATTGCCTACGCCTCCGCCGGCATGGTGACAAGCACCCCGGCCCCGGCTACCGCGGCGCAAGCGCTGGCCTTGCTGTCCAAAGTGACGAGCGCGCAATACCAGCGGGCGCGGTCGGACGTGCTGACGGCATCCTTGCTGCTGCTTCTGCAGAACACTTACGGTGTGCAGACGAGTGGATTCTCGGCAGGAGCCACGTCATTCGCCGCCGATGGTCAAGGCATCGATGCCTTCTTCGACGCCTATCCCTTAACGGCGCCGACCTCCGCGAGCGTGCAGATTGCGCCAGCGTCGGGCGCAGGGCTATCGGTTCGTGTTTCGTTGCCGACTACCCCGACCACGGGCTCGACCGGTTCAGGCGGTTCGACGGTAACCTCCAACGTTAGCTTCACGGTGGGCGGTCAGGTCTCCGGGCTATCGGGCGGCCCGATGACGTTGCTGCTCAATGGAGCCAATGCGTTGGTCGTGCCGGCCAACGGCGCCTTCAGATTCTCGACGCCGATCGCGAGCGCCTACACGGTCAGCGTGGGCAGTCAGCCTGCCGGCCAGACCTGCAGCGTGGGTCAGGGCACCGGCGTGGCCGCCACAGCCAACATAACCAATGTGGTTGTGAGTTGCTCGGCCAACAGCTACACCGTGGGCGCCAACGTTTCTGGTCTGGCGGGCGGGGCGCAGGTCGTGCTCCAGAACAACGGCGGCGATGCCACCACCGTCAGCAGCAATGGCAACGTCACCTTCGCCGGGCGAATCGCCTACAACGGCAGCTACAACGTCAGCGTCGCGACGCAGCCCAGCGGGCAGACGTGTACGGTTTCGAATGGCAGCGCCAGCGGTGTGTCCGCCAACGTCACTAATGTGAACGTCGTTTGCGCCATCGAAACTTACACCATCAGCGGCAGCGTGACGGATCTCAGCGGTACGCTCGTGCTGCAGAACAACGGCGCTGACTCGACCACCATCGCCAGCAACGGCAGTTTCTCCTTTGCCACGCCTGTGGCGTATGGCGGGAACTACAACGTGACGGTCGGCACCCAACCGACCAATCAGACATGCACTGTCACGAATGGTAGCGCCGGCGGTGTCACGGCTAACGTGAGCAACGTTGCGGTCCAATGCGTGGTAACGAGCCGGCCAATCTATATGTATGTGCCCGACTATAACAACGGGCAAATCCTGGGCTACACGATCGACACCGTCACAGGGGCACAGTCGACCATTCCGGGCAGCCCCTTTGCAGCCGGCGCGCAGGACCGCTGGATCACTGTGGACGCTAGCGGCACCTATGCTTTCGTTCCGAGTGAGAGTGCGAACACCCTGTCGGTGTATGGCATCAATCACAGCACAGGCGCATTGACGCAACTTCCGGGCAGTCCTTATCCGGTTGGCGCCACCCCGAATTCCGTCACCGTGAACCCGGCCGGCACACTGGTCTTTATTCCCAATGCAAACAGCAATACGGTTTCGGTTTTTAGCATCAACCGTAGCACGGGCGCGCTGACCCCAGTGCCCGGCAGCCCATTCGCAACAGACTCGGTACCGACCAAGGTGGCGATCAATCCGGCCGGTACCTTCGCTTTCGTGGCGGATCAGAACGGAACGGCGATTTCTGTCTATAGCATCGACGCAAGCACGGGCGCTTTGACACCGGTGGCCGGCAGCCCGTTTTCCAATGGCGGGAATCAGCCTATGGGCATCACGACCGATCCGTCAGGGACTCACGTGTACGCCACCAATGCTCAAGGCAACGTGACAGGCTTCAGCATCGATCAATCGACGGGAGTCCTGACCGCCATCGCTGGAAGTCCGTTTGCGATGGGCTACGCGTATCAGGATGGCGCATCGATGAACACCGCCTTCAATGCCTCAGGCACGCTTGCCTTCGTGGCGACCGGCCAGGACGGCGCTGTTTTAAGCTATAGCGTTGACGCCACCTCGGGTGCACTGACGCAGATTGCCGGCGATATCGATACGGTTGGCGGCGGCGGTGCTGTCTTTGTCACGCTCGATCCAACAGGCACGTTGCTGTTCGAGGCAAATTTCATCCACATCACCGTGGGTATCAAGCAGATCAATCAGACCACCGGTGCGTTGACCGATATTCCTGGTAGCCCGTTCGGGGTCGGCGCGCGGCCTTACGATATCGCGATCGTGCAGCCTTGA